From Pelagibacterium flavum:
TTTCAGGTGTTTCCCGATGGGCGGATGCTGGCGCAGAAATTTGCCGATCCGGTTCCGCTCGACCAGATGGCGGGGACCGCTTCGGCGTCTTATGTCGCAAAAGACAAGCGGGCAGAAATTCTGGCCAATCTCGCCAAGGTTCACACGCTGGCGGCCTATCGGTGCGCGGGGCACGAATACCGGTTGGGTGCGGGTGGCAGCCTTAATTTCATGATGTACAACAAGCTTACGCCATGGGACCACGCGGCGGGATCGCTGATGATGGCCGAGGCGGGCGCGCATGTCGCCCATTTCGATGGGTCGGCCTACAAGCCCGCCCATATGGAGGGCGGGCTTCTGGTGGCGGGCAGCAAGGACAGCTGGGACGAACTGCGCCGCGAGGTGTTTACCGTTTGAGGTGTGTGGGGATTCAGTTGATGGCTGGCTGCAAATTGCACTTTTCTGCGCTTCCGGTACTCACGTACTTTAAGTACGCTCCGTTCCGGTTCTCGAAAAGTGCCATTTTCGCTCAGCCTTGACCTGAATCCCCACACACCTTAGTGCACATCGGCCGGTACGGCATCTTCGCGGTATTCCTCGCCGACACCGAACAGCTTGCCGTTCTCGGCAATCAGGATGAATGCCAGCGCCATGCAACCGAGCACGAAATATCCGGCAGCGATAGGCGTTACGGTGCCGTTGTAGAACTGTCCGATCACCGTGCCGATCAAAGCGCCGCCCACCGTTTGGACCAGCCCGAACACTGCCGAGGCGGTGCCTGCAACCTTGCCGAGCGGCTCCATGGCCAATGAGTTGATGTTGGCCATCGACCAGCCGAACATGAACATGACGACGGCTAGGAACGCGAGGAACAGCCAGAGCGGCATGAAACCGGTGAGCGAGACCATTAGCCAGACGCCACTCATGATGGTGAACACCAGCATGGCGCCATGGCTCAGCCGACGCATGCCGATTTTCCGGACCATGAGCGAGTTGGTGTAGGAGGAAACCGACATCATGCCTGCAATGGCCGCGAAGGCGACCGGGAAATATGCCCCCAGGTCGTAGATGTCGACATAGATCTGCTGGGCCGTGCTGATGAAGCCGAAAAGAGCGCCGAACACGAACATGGCCGAAAGCCCGTAGCTGAAGGCCATCTTGTTGGTGAAAACCAGCCGGAAGCCTTCAATGATGACCGTCAGGCGCAGCTCGCGACGGTTTTCGGGCAGCAATGTTTCGGGAAGGCGCACGAACACCCAAACGGCAATCGCCAGACCCAGCCCGCCCATGAAAAAGAAGATATACTCCCAGGGACCGGTCAAGAGGAGAACCTGGCCGATTGCCGGCGCTATCACCGGGATGATCATGAACACCATAAAGACCAGCGACATGACTTCGGCCATCGCCCGGCCGCCGAACTTGTCGCGGACTAGCGAGGTGGCGATCACGCGCGTGGAGGCGGCGCCCATGCCTTGAACGAAGCGGAGAACAAGAAGGGTCGCGAAAGTCGGCGAGAACGCAGCGGAGAATGCTGCGGCGACGTAGATCACCAGACCGACCATGAGCGGGGCGCGGCGTCCGAAACGGTCGGAAAGCGGGCCAAATGCGATCTGTGCTGCCCCGAAACCGAGCATGTAGGCTGTGAGCACATAGTGGCGGTCGTTTTCGTTCATCACGCCCAGTGCCTCGCCCATATAGGGCAGGGCGGGCAGCATCACGTCGATGGCCAGCGCGTTGAGCGCCATGAGCCCTGCAATCAGAGCAATGAATTCCGGCCGGGAAACGTCCCGGGTCGCTGTCGTGGTGGTCATGGGGATACCTTGAAATGGCAAGGCCGGGACTCATCGGCCCGGCCTTGTTGGTAAAGCTTGAACCCCTCTATCGGGTTTGGCAACCCTAAATTGCCGGTTGGGGGGCAATGAAGGCGGGCGCTCTGGCTTCCTTTATGGGGATGTTTACGGCGGCTGAAAACAGGCCGATGAGGATGCCCAAATACCAGACCGCGTAATAGTTTCCGGTCATGTCGTAGGAGAGACCACCGAGCCAGACGCCAAAGAACGAGCCGAT
This genomic window contains:
- a CDS encoding multidrug effflux MFS transporter, yielding MTTTTATRDVSRPEFIALIAGLMALNALAIDVMLPALPYMGEALGVMNENDRHYVLTAYMLGFGAAQIAFGPLSDRFGRRAPLMVGLVIYVAAAFSAAFSPTFATLLVLRFVQGMGAASTRVIATSLVRDKFGGRAMAEVMSLVFMVFMIIPVIAPAIGQVLLLTGPWEYIFFFMGGLGLAIAVWVFVRLPETLLPENRRELRLTVIIEGFRLVFTNKMAFSYGLSAMFVFGALFGFISTAQQIYVDIYDLGAYFPVAFAAIAGMMSVSSYTNSLMVRKIGMRRLSHGAMLVFTIMSGVWLMVSLTGFMPLWLFLAFLAVVMFMFGWSMANINSLAMEPLGKVAGTASAVFGLVQTVGGALIGTVIGQFYNGTVTPIAAGYFVLGCMALAFILIAENGKLFGVGEEYREDAVPADVH